Genomic window (Deltaproteobacteria bacterium):
TGCATCCGGCTTTCGGCCTTGCTGCTTGCCGCCGCACTGGGCTTTGCGGTTCCGGGGTTTGCTGCCCCCCCACCCGTTACGCTGGAGGCACTTCTGGCAGAGGCCATCCGCGTCAACCCGCAGCTTGCCGCCGCCCGGTCAAGCGCAGAAGCAGCACAGCAGATGGAACACATCGAAGGCGCGCTGCCGGATCCGGAGTTTGTGTTCCAGTACATGGTTACGCCCGCTGAAACCAGGGCTGGGCCGATTCGCTACCGCTTTGAACTGGAGCAAATGGTTCCCTTCTGGGGCATACGGGGCTTCCGCCGGGAGGCGGCACGAAAGGAGGCAAAGGCGATACGACTGGACTCGGTGGAACGTGAACTTGACGTACTGAGTGAACTGGCCGTCGCATTCCACGACTGGGATTACGCAGAAGCGGCGCTCAGGATCAACTTCAAAAACAGGGACTTGCTCAATCAGCTCCGCGAGCTGGCTGAACAGCTCTATGCCGCCGGACAGGTTCCACAAAGCGATACTCTCAAGGCTGTTGTGGAAATAGCCCGGGCCGATGTGGCCGATGCCGGGTTCCGGCGAATGTCGGAGACCGCTCAAGCGGAAATAAGCGCAATCCTGAACCGCCCGCTTGCCGTCAGCCTGGGCCAGCCGCTCACTGCGGATATGAACTACCCGGTACCAGATCTCGATTCACTGGCCGCACGGGCACTTGTCCGGCGCCCGGATCTCCTGGCTGCCGAAGCGATGACAGAGGCCGAACAGGCGCGTCTGGACCTTGCGCGGCGTGAATACTGGCCAGACCTCAAACTCGGAGCCATGTATGCGCCCGTCAAGGGTGGAACCAACCCCACATTCATGGCTGACGGAGACGACGATTTCGCCATCAAGGCGGGCATCAACATACCGCTGCAAATCGGACGCCGCCGGGCAGCAGTCGCGGGCAGT
Coding sequences:
- a CDS encoding TolC family protein; the protein is MKPLSSVNNHFSRCIRLSALLLAAALGFAVPGFAAPPPVTLEALLAEAIRVNPQLAAARSSAEAAQQMEHIEGALPDPEFVFQYMVTPAETRAGPIRYRFELEQMVPFWGIRGFRREAARKEAKAIRLDSVERELDVLSELAVAFHDWDYAEAALRINFKNRDLLNQLRELAEQLYAAGQVPQSDTLKAVVEIARADVADAGFRRMSETAQAEISAILNRPLAVSLGQPLTADMNYPVPDLDSLAARALVRRPDLLAAEAMTEAEQARLDLARREYWPDLKLGAMYAPVKGGTNPTFMADGDDDFAIKAGINIPLQIGRRRAAVAGSTARLEARRHEREALKVQLIHKIHERHERVRETEAVLDLYRSRIRPAAELELESAREGYVTGRLGFIGLLDSQRSYIGVLFEEAAARRDHRQELARLFRTAGLLPTGQEPAGSGEPPSTRLERNLP